Below is a window of Deinococcus sonorensis KR-87 DNA.
GCTTCACGCACGATCTGGTGTACGAGGCGGTGGTGGCCGGCATCCCGGCGTCCGTGCACGGCCTGCTGCACCGGGCCGCCGCGCGCACGCTGGAAGGCGGCGAAGGTGTGGCGGCCCGGGTGGCACGCCACTGGCAGGAGGGCGGCAAGCTGGACCTCGCCGCGAAAGCCTACCTGCGCGCGGCGCAGGAAGCGCACGACCAATATCTGCTCTCCGACGCTACGCGCTTCTACACCCTGGCGGCCGACCTGCTGGAAAGTCAGGGGGACGTGCGCGGAGCGGCCGAGGCGAGAGCGGCCGTCGCAGCGGTGCCCCTGGAGTCTGCCGTGCGCCTGCCCTCCTGAACGCCAGGGGTCAGCGGCCGATCGCCCATGGCTCCCACCACGGTTGGACGCCATCCCGCACCGCACACCCCCAGAGGAGGGAACGCACATGACCGACGGACCGAACCGTGACCTGTGGGGCGCTGCCGAGGCCTACGAGCGGTATATGGGCCGCTGGAGCCGCGCGGTCGCGCCCCTGTTCCTGGCGTGGCTGGCCGCGCCCCCAGGCCAGCGCTGGGTGGACCTGGGCTGCGGCACCGGCGTGCTGTCCGGCTGCATCGCTCAAACCTGCCAGCCGGAGTCGCTGCTGGGCCTCGATACCGCCGAGGCGTTTGTGCAGGTCGCGGCGGAGCGGGTGCCGGGCGCCACATTTCGGGTGGGGGATGCCACCGAGACGGGGCTGCCGCCGGGCGGCTTCGACCGGGCCGTCAGTGGCCTGGTGCTGAACTTCACCCGTGACCCGCTGCAGGCGTTGCGCGAGATGGCCCGGCTCGTGCGGCCCGGCGGACAGGTGGCGCTCTACGTGTGGGACTACGCCGGACACATGCAGATCATGCGCCGCTTTTTTGACGTGGCCCGCACGATGGACCCCGAGGCCGTCCGGTTCGATGACGGAGTCAACGCCCCGATCTGCCGCCCCGGGCCGCTGCGGGAGGGGGTAGAGGCGGTGGGCCTCGGGAACGTGCAGGTGACGGCGCTCGACATCCCCGCCGCGTTCGAGCATTTCGACGCGTACTGGGCGCCGTTCCTGGGCGGGACCGGGTCCGCACCGAAATATGTCGCGACCCTCACGACGGAGCATCGTGACCGGCTCCGGGAAGCAGTCCGCGCTTCGCTGCCCACCGGGCCCGACGGGGAGATTCTGTTGGCAGTCCGCGCCTGGGCGGTCAGGGGCACCGTCGGCCCCTGACCGCGTCCGGACCCTGCCGTCAGGAGACCGGCTCGTGCAGGCGCTGTTCGGCGTCGAGGCCCGCCGGCCACGCCGCTGGGGCCGTGGCCAGCCAGCTGGCCGCCACGTCGCGGGTGTACTCGGCGAAGGAACGAGGTGGACGGCCCAGCAGGAACTCGGTCTGCTGCACGTCGGCCGCGGAGGTCTTCATCTTCACCCTGCCGACCATCCGGTAGCTCTTCTGGCAGTCCAGCGCCTTGCGCCCCCCGTAGACACGGTCAAAGATGGCGTCCGTGACTTCAAGGTCGGGAAGGTACGCCACCGGCCGGCCAAGCGCCGCGCTCCAGTGGGCGGCCGTCTGTTCACCGTCGAGCGACTCCGGGCCCACCAGCGCGTACCCGCCAGACGGTACGCTGGGATCGAGCAGCGCCCGGGCCGCCGCCTCGCCCACGTCGCGGGTATCGACCCGCGGCACCAGCCCCAGCGGGAAGGGGTAGCGACCGCCCTCCAGGTGTGCCCGGCAGACCTCATCCATCTGGAAGTAGTTGCCGGGACTCAGCACCACCGGGTCGGTGCGCGAGGTCCGGACGCGCTCGGCGAGGCGAAGTTTAGGCCGGTAGTGCGGCATCATCAGTCCGAACACCGTCCGCATGGCGAAGCGGGCGAGCCGCGTCCGGCCGTCCACGTAGACGCCGGAAAAGACCAGCCGCACGCCCTCGCGTTCGCAGGCCGAGACGAACCGCTCGGCAAACACCTCCTCCTGCTCATCGTGTGGCGAAACGTAGAAGGCGGCGTGGACGCCCTGCAGGGCGCGGGCGATGGCGACCGGGTCCTCCAGCGTGCCGGGGGCGCGCTCGACCGTTTCCGGCAGGTCACGCACCTTTTCCGGCGAACGGACGAAGACCCGCACGGGGGCACCGGCGGCGAGCAGTGCCCGCACGACCTGAGAGCCGATGGCCCCGGTGGCTCCGACGACGAGGATGGGGCGGGTGGGCAGCGGAAGCGAGTGGACCGTGTTCATGGGGTTCCTCCTGAATGGGAGTGGGCGACGCGCCGCACGTTCAGGGCGCGGGAAGGAGTGCTGGGCCGGGTGAGATGTACGGTGAGGGCCAGAGATCTGGCGTTACGGTCCCCGCTTCAGGTCCCAGCTCAGCAGGTACTGGGTCGGCTGGATGAACACCGTGCTGCTGCCCTCGGCTTTCCCCTTCAGGACGTTCGGATGGGCGGGATCGAGGGCGCCCTCGACGTTGGTGTTGAGCGGCTCCTCGCTGGTGTTCACCGGCTTGGTGCTCGAGTGGTCATTGACCGTATGCGCGCAGCCGTCCTTGTAGATGTCAACCGTCTTGTCCTGCCCGGTCATCGGGACCAGCTTCGGAGCGAACGACAGGCTGTAGTGGCCGTCTGACAGATGCAGCCGCGCCTCGAGCGTCGCTTTCACCGTGCCGGACATCTGGAAGTTACGGTCGTAGATGAAGTGGTGGCGCAGGATCTTTTCTCCGAAAGCCTGACAGATTTCGTAGATCTTCTTCTCCCTATGCCCGATGGACGAGTACTCAGCCGACCCCTCCTGCTCAAGCAGCAGCGTGGTGTTCCAGGCATCCACGGGTGTTTCGCCCACCACCTTGAAGGTATGCGTCTGCTTGGCATAGTTGGAGCCCGCACCCTCGAAGCCGTCTTGCATCTTCCACGGTTGCCGCCCCGTCTCGGTGTAGAAGACATACCCCTGCCAGGTGTTGGCTGGCGGCCTGACCTGCACATTTGCAACCACGGTCACGTCGCCCAGCATCAGGTCCGACACCCGCACCGACACGGCCACAGGGTTCTTGCCCGGCGGCTTCATTGGGGCGGTGTAGCGGGCGGTGCCCTGGCCGTTGCCCGTCTCGGCCACGGTCCCTGCGGTGCTGTTCCCGCCCACGGCTCCGTTTGCGGCCCAGCTGTGCGCCGTGAACGCCGCAGCCGCGGGACCGCAGCTGGAGGAGGGAATCGGGCCTTCTGTTTCACCATCCGGGTGCAGGCAGGTGATGAGCTGAAGGTCAAGCGACCCGCCGACCTCGACCTCAGCCGACAGCGGCTTGAGTTGAATGCCTTCCAGCAACGACCAGTCGCTGAAGTGGGTGGTCTCTACCGAGACGGTCTTTGCCGCCACATCCCGGGTCGGTGCGCGGTGGTACTGCCACACCCCCCGCACGTCCTGAAAGCCAAGGCTCAGGACCTCCGGTGCAGAGCCGGACACGTCCTGATCGGTGTAGCTGAAGGTCAGGCGGACCGGGCGAGCGAAGGTGAGGCCCTCCGGGCTCAGGCGATACGCCTGACCGGTGCCGCCCGGGGCAGTGCGGGTGATCGGCTGCAGGCCGACCGTCTGGTCGCCGCTGAGCGCCCCGGCAGGGATATCGATCCGGACCGAGCCGTCCGCCGTCGTGAGCGTGCCGCCTGCCGCGCCGATGGTCGCCTGAACGCCCGTGCCGGTCGGCGTGCCGATGGGGGCGGGGACCGGTACCTGATGGCCGGGCGGCGTGGTGGTAGGACCGCGCCCCGTGGGACCGCCGCCGCAGGCCGTCAGGGCCAGGAGGAGCGTGGTCACGAGGATCAGGGGGGGCCGTGCAGGGGGCCGCAAGGGGCCGGTCGTCCGGGGTTCGTTCATGGTGGTCCTCCATGCCGTGTGGCCAGGACACCATCGCCCAGGACCTCTGATCCGGCCGTGATCCGTCAACGCGGGCCCGGTGGCGGCCCGGATGTCCGCTGGACCTCGTGTTCATCGACGAAATCAGGGTGTTGTGGCCGTCTCAGGGAGACGATCACGCGGAAATCAGACGGGCGGGCGTACGCTCACGCCACTTCCCAGGAAGGCGCCTCTAGACCGGGGCGCAGAAAGGACCTCCGATGATCCGCACTGCCCTTCTGACCGCCCTTGCCCTGATGTCATCTGCCCTCGCCGCGCCCACCGCCAGTTCACCGCTGCCGGCGCCAATGCTCGGCAGCTGGCTGTACGGCCGGCTCTCGCCCATCGAGTACTACGACCGCACCTCGAACAAATGGATGGACGCCAGCGGCGCGACCGAGATCGTCACCTTCGCCGCAGACGGCCGCTACGAGCGCACCCGCCTGCTGTCCATGACCACCTACGGCTGCACCTCCAAGCTCTACATCTACGAAAAGGGGAGCGTGAAAATCGAGGGCGACCGGATCACCTACCGCCCCTCCGAGGGCATGAACAAGGGCTACACCTGCACGCCCTCGAACCACTGGGAAACGACCACAATCAATCCTGAAACCTGGGTCTTCCGCTTGGAGAAGAACCAGGCCGGAGCGGACATCATGGTCATGCGGAACCTCAAGGGTGACGCCGAAGCGCACTACGGCCGGTACAAGCGGTGAACAGGGCGCACCTGAACGCCTGGACCGTCGTACCCGCCCGTGAAGGAGAACAAATCGGTCCGGCCCACGCCCGGGACCAGAAGCAAAGGAGAACCATCGTGCCCCTTGTCCCCCTGCACACCGACCAGCACGCAAATAACCGGCCGCCAAGGGGACGCATCTGGCCTCTCTGCGCCGCCCTCTTGGCCATGCTGACCACTCCCCTGGCCGCCGCGGCCCCCGACCTGAAGGGTGCCACGCTCTGCCTGAGCCCGGAGACCACCATCTTCGTCATGGTCGAGGACGGGGTTCCTCTGAAGCTGACCGGGCTGGAGAACCAGCTCTACGTCGAACTGAAAAAAGTTCTGCGGACCGGGGCCGTGACCTATCAGGATGCAACAGCCTGCAGCCGCTCGTCCGCAAACCTCACTTTGAGCCTGCGGGTTCGCCCAATCCAGGGCAGCTCCGCCCTGGAGACGCAGGTCTCGACCAGAGTTCAGGATTCAACCAGCCCGGGAGCGACCTCATGGATGGGTGGTGAGTACCGCTGGTCAACGGTGGAGTACGGCAAAGTTAGCCCCGGCAAGGCAGAGGTAACGGCGGAACTGCTGAACGGGACCCGCACCTCGCTGAGCCGCCTCGTCAATGCGTGGAAAGCCGCCAATCGTTAAGTTCCATGTCCGTTCTCAAAAAGTTGCGGTGGGCCAGGGCAGGCGTTGTTTCCCTGACTGGAGCCCCCTGAAGCGGTGGCCGGAATTCCGGCCACCGCTTCCGTTCCAGGGCACATGGATTGGGTGCCACCAGTTGATTCGCGAAAGCGATGGGGAGGCCTTCGGGAACCCCGTGCACCAGGGGATGAGGCAGTGTGCTTGCGCGTCCGGACACATTCGAACCCTGCCGTGCGGTCACACCGTTGTCCGCATCGAATTTGCAGTCCCGTGTTCAGCCAGAGGTCGGTCGCTGGCGGAGCTTCTTCCTGGATTCGGTTATCAAGGACATGACCGTACGGTCCCGGAATGCGCCGGTGCGCTTGCCGGGAGTGCGTTGGTGCGACAGGAAGAAGTGCTTCAATGCACCCCTGGGCCGGGACAGGCTTGCGGTGTCCAGTGCACGTCGCCTGTGGGGGCTCTGTCCTGCAGGCGACGGACCATGACCTTCTCAATGTCGGTGCCGGGCACCACACCGGACTGTCCGTTGCTCGACACGGCGCGCGCCAGCCCAGGACGGCGACGCCCATGCTGCCCTGAATGATGCTGGGCAGCAGCCCGGTGGGCAGAGACGAAGGCATAGCGGGCTGCTGCCGGGAAGGAGCGCCCATCGCGGCAGGCTGTCCGCGGCACATTACAGCTGAAGTACGGTCGCCCGGGAGGTGGCCCATATTTCCGAGCCCGGCGCGGAAAAGGTGAGGCGCCCACATCGCTGGAGGCCGTACGTCATGTTTCTGCCCCTGGCGCACCCTGACCGGTGTGGTAACGGCTTCGTAATGGCGGCGTTCGAGACTCTGCATGTACCCGGGAGGACAGAGGTTCTCCCCCGTCTCAGGTACACGGAGCAAGCACATGAACGCCAAACAGGTCCAGCGCCGCATTGCCATCACCACCCTCGCCGTCTCGGTTCTCGGTGCCGCCCTCACTGCCGGGTTTCTCGCTTCCGCCCGCAGCGCAGCCACCGCCACCAGCGGCCGTGACGGCATCATCAGCCGCTTCGAACAGGCCGCCAACCGCACCGTGACCGTGCAGCAGGCGACCGGTCAGCGCCGCGAGTTCACCCTTGAAGTGCACAAGATTCAGGCCGAGATCGCGCCGGGGGTCAAGGTCGAGCAGTGGGCCTTCAACCTGCCCGGCCAGCCGCCGACGGTGCCGGGGCCGGCGCTCGTGGTGAATCAGGGCGACCACGTGGTCATTCATTTCAAAAACACCCACGACCAGCCGCACACGCTGCACCTGCACGGCATTGACCGCCTCTCGCAGGAGATGGACGGCCTGAACGAGGTACTGCCCGGACAGGAAACCACCTATGAATTCGTGGCGACCGAGGCGGGGACATTTGGATACCACTGCCACTTCCAGACCTATCTGCACGCGGACATGGGCATGTACGGGGCCATCATCGTGGAACCGCGGGACCCGGCGGCCAGGGTCTGGAAGGGCGAGCATGCCATGATCCTCGACGAGTGGGACAGCCGTCAGGACCCGAAAGCGGCCGTGCACAAGAGCGAGCCCAATTACTTCCTGGTGAACGGCAAGTCGTTCCCGCTCATTCCTGACATCACCATCCCGGACGGGCAGACGGACCTGATCCGCATCGCGGATTTCGGGGAGGAGGTGCACAGCCTGCACATGCACGGCAACAGCTTCCTGATCATCGCCCGCAACGGCTTCCCGCTGCCTGAGCCGCTGCAGGAGGACACGCTGCTGATCGCGCCCGGCGAGCGGGTGGACATTCTGGTGAAGGGCCGCGACGGCGCCTTTCCGTTCCACGATCACATCGTGAAGGACGTGACCAACAATGGAATCTACCCCGGGGGGATCCACGTGATGCTCAAGGGCGGCCCGGCCGTGACTGCCTACGGGCTGCCGCTCACAGACCCCACCGACGCCCACAGCCACTCGATGGCCGGGATGCCGCCTGCTGTCGGCGCGGCCAGCACCGCCGGCGAAGCGGACGAAGCC
It encodes the following:
- a CDS encoding multicopper oxidase domain-containing protein, encoding MNAKQVQRRIAITTLAVSVLGAALTAGFLASARSAATATSGRDGIISRFEQAANRTVTVQQATGQRREFTLEVHKIQAEIAPGVKVEQWAFNLPGQPPTVPGPALVVNQGDHVVIHFKNTHDQPHTLHLHGIDRLSQEMDGLNEVLPGQETTYEFVATEAGTFGYHCHFQTYLHADMGMYGAIIVEPRDPAARVWKGEHAMILDEWDSRQDPKAAVHKSEPNYFLVNGKSFPLIPDITIPDGQTDLIRIADFGEEVHSLHMHGNSFLIIARNGFPLPEPLQEDTLLIAPGERVDILVKGRDGAFPFHDHIVKDVTNNGIYPGGIHVMLKGGPAVTAYGLPLTDPTDAHSHSMAGMPPAVGAASTAGEADEAYPDSSPAHNHFYDHLPKNSPIKVVNIVNFGFDQKELHVKVGTKVAWVNRDAVGHSVTAGTPGGDPRTRAFDSSNEAGGTPVMIAQGKDWAYTFTKKGVYTYYCLPHTNMVAKVVVE
- a CDS encoding class I SAM-dependent methyltransferase, with protein sequence MTDGPNRDLWGAAEAYERYMGRWSRAVAPLFLAWLAAPPGQRWVDLGCGTGVLSGCIAQTCQPESLLGLDTAEAFVQVAAERVPGATFRVGDATETGLPPGGFDRAVSGLVLNFTRDPLQALREMARLVRPGGQVALYVWDYAGHMQIMRRFFDVARTMDPEAVRFDDGVNAPICRPGPLREGVEAVGLGNVQVTALDIPAAFEHFDAYWAPFLGGTGSAPKYVATLTTEHRDRLREAVRASLPTGPDGEILLAVRAWAVRGTVGP
- a CDS encoding SDR family oxidoreductase, with translation MNTVHSLPLPTRPILVVGATGAIGSQVVRALLAAGAPVRVFVRSPEKVRDLPETVERAPGTLEDPVAIARALQGVHAAFYVSPHDEQEEVFAERFVSACEREGVRLVFSGVYVDGRTRLARFAMRTVFGLMMPHYRPKLRLAERVRTSRTDPVVLSPGNYFQMDEVCRAHLEGGRYPFPLGLVPRVDTRDVGEAAARALLDPSVPSGGYALVGPESLDGEQTAAHWSAALGRPVAYLPDLEVTDAIFDRVYGGRKALDCQKSYRMVGRVKMKTSAADVQQTEFLLGRPPRSFAEYTRDVAASWLATAPAAWPAGLDAEQRLHEPVS